A genomic segment from Nitrospirota bacterium encodes:
- a CDS encoding DUF370 domain-containing protein codes for MGLRLVNIGFGNVVSSVRVIAIVTPGSAPIKRMREEARERGKLIDATEGRRTRAIIITDSDHVILSALQAETITQRFSLEGREGAKGN; via the coding sequence TTGGGCCTAAGGCTTGTAAATATTGGTTTTGGCAATGTAGTCTCATCAGTGAGGGTTATAGCAATTGTTACACCAGGGTCGGCTCCAATAAAAAGAATGCGTGAAGAGGCCAGAGAGAGAGGAAAACTTATTGATGCGACAGAGGGGCGGAGGACGAGGGCTATAATAATTACAGACAGTGACCATGTGATACTTTCCGCTCTCCAGGCTGAAACAATTACACAGAGATTTTCCCTTGAGGGTAGAGAGGGTGCAAAAGGAAACTAA
- the gmk gene encoding guanylate kinase codes for MQKETKGKLFIISAPSGAGKTTLCQELSRIVPNLKHSVSYTTRAARPGETNGAHYNFISERQFKKMVERGEFAEWAVVHGNLYGTAIADLEKMRKDGCDVILDIDTQGAAQIRRKFNDGIYIFILPPSISVLEERLKKRMSDSDLEIKRRLERAKEEITRYPEYDFIVINDEFDNALDKLKSIVIAKRIETKNIDPAWIEENFYRR; via the coding sequence GTGCAAAAGGAAACTAAAGGAAAGTTATTTATTATTTCGGCACCTTCAGGCGCCGGTAAAACAACTCTCTGTCAGGAGCTAAGCCGGATCGTCCCCAACCTTAAACATTCAGTTTCATACACCACGAGGGCCGCAAGGCCAGGTGAAACAAATGGTGCCCACTATAATTTTATAAGCGAGCGCCAGTTTAAAAAAATGGTTGAAAGGGGTGAGTTTGCTGAGTGGGCAGTTGTCCACGGGAACCTCTACGGAACTGCTATAGCTGATTTAGAAAAAATGAGAAAAGACGGGTGCGATGTTATATTAGATATTGATACGCAAGGTGCTGCGCAGATAAGACGCAAGTTCAATGATGGGATTTATATTTTTATCTTGCCTCCTTCAATATCTGTGTTGGAAGAAAGATTAAAGAAACGCATGTCAGATTCAGATTTAGAGATAAAAAGGCGTCTTGAAAGGGCAAAAGAAGAGATTACAAGATACCCTGAATATGATTTCATAGTTATAAATGATGAGTTTGATAATGCCCTCGATAAATTAAAAAGCATAGTGATAGCAAAAAGGATAGAGACTAAAAATATAGATCCAGCATGGATCGAAGAAAACTTTTACAGGAGGTAA
- the rpoZ gene encoding DNA-directed RNA polymerase subunit omega, with protein sequence MDIVSLPIEFEREKIEGRYRLVVAASQRARDLSQGSQPKVQTKAKKMATIALEEVLSGSVSFITGEAARKAKEEYKRLSFERMAEEAKKREAMPEELTELEKELKVYLHEKEERETKKAIEDIFGEKGSAEDSA encoded by the coding sequence ATGGATATAGTTTCACTACCCATTGAATTTGAAAGAGAAAAAATCGAGGGCCGCTACAGGCTTGTGGTCGCCGCCTCGCAGAGGGCGCGGGATTTGTCTCAGGGTTCACAGCCGAAAGTTCAGACCAAGGCAAAGAAAATGGCTACCATTGCCTTAGAGGAGGTGCTTTCAGGCTCTGTCAGTTTTATTACAGGAGAAGCGGCCAGGAAAGCGAAAGAAGAATATAAACGTCTGAGTTTTGAGCGGATGGCCGAAGAGGCTAAAAAGAGAGAAGCTATGCCAGAAGAGTTAACAGAACTCGAGAAGGAATTAAAGGTATATCTCCATGAAAAGGAAGAGCGAGAGACTAAAAAGGCAATAGAAGATATATTTGGAGAAAAAGGTTCTGCGGAAGACAGTGCTTAA
- a CDS encoding YicC family protein, with amino-acid sequence MIQSMTGYGRGNRGCFGVEVRASNYRYLDIQMKMPQSLYFYETELRRLIRERFSRGRFEVLVSKTGEDGVKIKINRPLAKELYNAINSLRAELSIPGDIGIEVLTSQKDIFTVEEPTYDPTDLTGAFNEALNELEKLRVEEGESLAEEIVKRVQLIKEYLKQIEDKRADSIANTRTLLMQRLKEFLGDTAIDDSRLIQEVALLVDKSDITEELVRIKVHIRQIEHTIKEGGFVGKKIDFFLQEINREVNTTGSKACSSDISVAVVEIKSELEKIREQVQNLQ; translated from the coding sequence ATGATTCAGTCAATGACCGGTTATGGCAGAGGTAATCGCGGTTGCTTCGGGGTGGAGGTAAGGGCTTCAAATTATAGGTATCTGGATATTCAAATGAAGATGCCCCAGTCCCTGTACTTTTATGAAACTGAATTAAGGAGACTGATAAGAGAGAGATTCTCAAGGGGGCGATTCGAGGTGCTGGTATCAAAAACAGGTGAAGATGGGGTTAAGATAAAAATTAATAGACCCCTTGCAAAAGAACTTTATAACGCGATTAACTCTTTGAGGGCCGAGCTGTCCATACCGGGAGATATTGGTATTGAAGTCCTGACATCGCAAAAGGACATTTTTACTGTTGAAGAGCCAACATATGATCCCACCGACTTGACAGGGGCATTCAATGAGGCATTAAATGAACTCGAAAAATTGAGGGTTGAAGAGGGCGAGAGTCTTGCAGAAGAAATAGTTAAAAGGGTCCAGCTTATTAAAGAATATCTAAAACAGATTGAAGATAAAAGGGCCGACTCTATTGCAAATACCAGAACCCTTTTGATGCAAAGATTGAAAGAATTTCTTGGCGACACGGCTATTGACGATTCACGTTTAATTCAGGAGGTGGCCCTGTTAGTTGATAAATCAGACATAACAGAGGAACTTGTGAGGATAAAGGTTCACATCCGTCAGATAGAGCATACCATTAAAGAAGGCGGTTTTGTGGGGAAAAAAATAGACTTTTTCCTACAGGAAATAAACCGTGAAGTAAATACAACAGGGTCAAAGGCTTGTTCTTCGGATATTTCGGTAGCGGTTGTGGAGATAAAGAGTGAACTTGAAAAAATACGTGAGCAGGTTCAGAATTTGCAATAA